One segment of Kryptolebias marmoratus isolate JLee-2015 linkage group LG23, ASM164957v2, whole genome shotgun sequence DNA contains the following:
- the LOC108244147 gene encoding mitogen-activated protein kinase kinase kinase kinase 4 isoform X6, whose translation MANDSPAKSLVDIDLASLRDPAGIFELVEVVGNGTYGQVYKGRHVKTGQLAAIKVMDVTEDEEEEIKLEINMLKKYSHHRNIATYYGAFIKKSPPGHDDQLWLVMEFCGAGSITDLVKNTKGNQLKEDWIAYISREILRGLSHLHAHHVIHRDIKGQNVLLTENAEVKLVDFGVSAQLDRTVGRRNTFIGTPYWMAPEVIACDENPDATYDYRSDLWSCGITAIEMAEGAPPLCDMHPMRALFLIPRNPPPRLKSKKWSKKFFSFIENCLVKNYTQRPPTDQLLKHPFIRDQPNERQVRIQLKDHIDRTKKKRGEKDETEYEYSGSEDEEEDPPEQEGEPSSIVNVPGESTLRRDFIRLQQENKERSEALRHQQLLQEQQLREQEEYKRQLLAERQKRIEQQKEQRRRLEEQQRREREMRRQQEREQRRREQEEKRRLEEMERRRKEEEERRRAEDEKRRNDREQEYIRRQLEEEQRHLEKLQEQLLREQAMLLEFKWRELEEQRKAERLHKRLQQEQAYLLSLQHESKQQPGDKTRVSSDQSKPPKTSTLPPDRTHTSSPQAQVVDSAVSESSEASQTVPAESTKSQTAVQEKTDETSQISHSPTPSPSMTETPTNSKAPQAESLEPDRPTEAISHPPQPIREADERYRKNILGSPQTAPPPKQPPLPPRSSEPYSNGGSSSEASAMHRPMEPQVQWSHLAALKSSNSAAPSPPPPPPPVVSRSQSFSESSGVGSSFAQLHLRSQDPHHHHARPDPQPQLPLHHPQSQTRLERQASCEEVPPKVPVRTTSRSPVLLRRESPLPSQPSSQRNAGGNVEQRPLWDRVEKLQSRPGSGSSSGSNSSSQASPADRFRPRSSSKSEGSPFQRPENVPKKQDEKNLPRPTRPADLTALAKELRAVDDVRPPHKVTDYSSSSEDSGTTDEEDEEEVDQEAGEESTSGAEDSRAGKLSNGETDSAKTMLMEDSECEQAMTPSKDGTLVIRQSQSESNSMSKHKSSSSFTPFIDPRLLQISPSSGSSLNNMAGFGQEGRLADPLRSDPSRKGSVVNVNPVNTRPPSDTPEIRKYKKRFNSEILCAALWGVNLLVGTESGLMLLDRSGQGKVYPLINRRRIQQMDVLEGLNVLVTISGKKNKLRVYYLSWLRNKILHNDPEVEKKQGWVNVGDLEGCVHYKVVKYERIKFLVLALKNSVEVYAWAPKPYHKFMAFKSFGDLVHKPLLVDLTVEEGQRLKVIYGSSSGFHAVDVDSGAVYDIYLPTHIQTSIQCHAIIILPNTDGIELLVCYEDEGVYVNTYGRITKDVVLQWGEMPTSVAYIRSNQIMGWGEKAIEIRSVETGHLDGVFMHKRAQRLKFLCERNDKVFFASVRQGGASQVYFMTLGRTSLMSW comes from the exons GGTCTGTCACATTTACATGCCCACCACGTGATTCACCGCGACATCAAAGGCCAGAATGTCCTGCTGACCGAGAACGCTGAAGTTAAACTCG TGGACTTCGGCGTGAGTGCTCAGCTGGATCGGACCGTGGGAAGGAGAAACACCTTCATCGGCACTCCATATTGGATGGCTCCAGAGGTCATCGCTTGTGACGAGAACCCAGATGCTACATATGACTACAGA AGCGATCTGTGGTCTTGTGGTATCACAGCGATTGAAATGGCTGAAGGAGCACCTC CTCTTTGTGACATGCACCCCATGCGTGCGCTCTTCCTCATTCCAAGAAACCCCCCTCCGAGGCTCAAATCCAAAAAATG GTCCAAGAAATTTTTTAGCTTCATAGAAAACTGCCTGGTGAAGAACTACACCCAGCGCCCGCCGACTGACCAGCTGCTGAAGCACCCCTTCATTCGGGACCAGCCCAACGAGAGGCAAGTCCGTATACAGCTCAAAGACCACATCGACCGGACcaagaaaaagagaggagagaagg ATGAGACGGAGTATGAGTACAGCGGCAGcgaagatgaggaagaggacCCCCCAGAGCAGGAAGGAGAGCCGAG CTCTATCGTCAACGTGCCAGGTGAGTCAACTCTGCGCCGCGACTTCATCCGTCTGCAGCAGGAGAACAAGGAGCGGTCAGAGGCACTACGtcaccagcagctcctccaggagcagcagctcagagagcAAGAGGAGTACAAGCGCCAACTGCTGGCCGAAAGGCAGAAACGCATCGAGCAACAGAAGGAGCAGAGGCGGCGGCTAGAAGAG CAACAGAGACGTGAACGGGAGATGAGGAGGCAACAAGAGCGCGAGCAGCGTCGCcgcgagcaggaggagaagaggcGCTTGGAGGAGATGGAGCGCAGAcgtaaagaggaggaggaacgcCGGCGAGCCGAGGACGAGAAGAGAAGGAACGATCGCGAGCAG GAGTACATCAGGcgtcagctggaggaggagcagcgacaCCTCgagaagctgcaggagcagcTACTCCGTGAACAGGCCATGCTGCTG GAGTTCAAGTGGCGGGAGCTCGAAGAGCAGCGCAAAGCTGAGCGCCTCCATAAGCGACTGCAGCAGGAGCAGGCCTACCTGCTGTCGCTGCAGCATGAGTCCAAGCAGCAGCCTGGCGACAAGACAAGAGTCTCCTCAGACCAAAGCAAACCTCCAAAGACCTCCACCCTGCCCCCTGACAGAACCCACACCTCATCCCCGCAAGCTCAGGTTGTTGACTCTGCTGTCTCGGAGTCCTCCGAAGCCTCTCAGACTGTCCCTGCAGAGAGCACGAAATCCCAGACAGCAGTCCAAGAGAAGACTGACGAGACCAGCCAGATCTCACACTCCCCCACACCCAGTCCCTCTATGACCGAAACTCCCACTAACTCTAAAGCTCCCCAGGCAGAAAGCTTGGAGCCTGACAGGCCCACAGAGGCCATCAGTCACCCCCCTCAGCCTATCAGAGAG GCCGACGAACGCTACCGCAAGAATATTTTGGGCTCCCCTCAAACCGCCCCTCCTCCCAAGCAGCCCCCTCTGCCTCCCCGTTCCTCCGAACCCTACTCTAACGGGGGGTCCTCGTCCGAGGCCTCTGCCATGCACCGACCCATGGAACCCCAG GTCCAGTGGTCCCACCTGGCCGCTCTAAAGAGCAGCAACAGCGCcgccccctctcctcctccgcctcctccaccCGTGGTGTCTCGCTCCCAGTCCTTCAGCGAGTCCAGTGGTGTGGGCTCTAGCTTTGCGCAGCTCCACCTGCGTTCCCAGGACCCCCACCATCATCACGCGCGCCCCGATCCCCAACCCCAACTTCCCCTTCACCACCCCCAGTCTCAGACCCGGCTCGAACGCCAGGCCAGTTGCGAGGAGGTCCCCCCGAAG GTACCGGTGAGGACGACGTCCAGGTCTCCCGTTTTGTTACGTCGAGAGTCACCCCTGCCATCACAACCCAGCAGCCAGAGAAACGCCGGCGG TAATGTGGAGCAGCGCCCCCTGTGGGACAGAGTGGAGAAGCTGCAGTCTCGGCCTGGCAGCGGCAGTTCCTCGGGCTCCAACTCCAGCTCCCAGGCCAGTCCTGCTGACCGCTTCAGGCCTCGTT ctTCCTCTAAATCTGAAGGATCGCCTTTCCAGCGGCCTGAAAACGTGCCCAAAAAACAAGACGAGAAGAACCTCCCCAGGCCCACCCGACCAGCT GACCTGACTGCTTTAGCCAAGGAGCTGCGCGCCGTGGACGACGTGCGGCCTCCTCACAAGGTGACGGACTACTCCTCGTCAAGCGAGGATTCGGGCACCACtgacgaggaggacgaggaggaggtggaCCAGGAGGCGGGAGAGGAGTCCACCTCGGGAGCTGAAGACTCCAGAGCCGG GAAGCTGAGTAACGGAGAGACTGATTCTGCAAAGACAATGTTGATGGAAGACTCGGAGTGCGAACAAGCCATGACGCCCTCCAAGGATGGCACTCTGGTCATCAGACAG TCCCAGTCAGAGAGCAACTCCATGTCCAAACACAAGTCTTCCTCATCGTTCACTCCCTTCATCGACCCGCGTCTTCTCCAGATATCCCCATCCAGCGGCAGCTCCCTCAACAACATGG CAGGATTTGGGCAGGAAGGGCGCCTTGCTGACCCGCTCAGGTCCGACCCCTCCCGTAAAGGCTCGGTGGTCAATGTCAACCCAGTGAACACGCGCCCGCCCAGCGACACCCCAGAGATCCGCAAGTACAAGAAGAGGTTCAACTCTGAGATCCTGTGTGCAGCACTGTGgg GAGTGAATCTGCTGGTGGGGACAGAAAGTGGTCTGATGCTGCTGGACCGAAGTGGCCAGGGGAAGGTCTACCCCCTGATCAATCGACGGCGCATCCAGCAGATGGATGTTCTGGAGGGACTCAACGTCCTGGTCACCATATCAG GTAAAAAGAACAAGCTGCGCGTGTATTACCTGTCGTGGCTTCGAAACAAGATTTTGCACAACGACCCGGAGGTGGAGAAGAAGCAGGGCTGGGTCAACGTGGGTGACCTGGAGGGTTGCGTCCACTATAAAGTCG TAAAGTACGAGAGGATTAAGTTCTTGGTCCTGGCCTTGAAAAACTCTGTGGAGGTTTATGCTTGGGCACCCAAACCTTACCACAAGTTCATGGCGTTCAAG TCTTTCGGTGACCTGGTGCACAAACCTCTGCTGGTTGACCTGACGGTGGAAGAAGGccagaggttaaaggtcatctACGGCTCCTCCTCGGGCTTCCACGCCGTGGACGTGGACTCCGGCGCGGTCTACGACATCTACCTGCCCACACAT ATTCAGACCAGCATCCAGTGCCATGCCATCATCATCCTCCCCAACACGGACGGGATCGAGCTGCTGGTGTGCTACGAGGACGAGGGCGTCTACGTCAACACCTATGGGCGGATCACCAAGGACGTGGTGCTGCAGTGGGGAGAAATGCCGACTTCCGTGG CCTACATTAGGTCGAACCAGATAATGGGCTGGGGTGAGAAGGCCATAGAGATTCGCTCAGTGGAGACGGGACATCTGGACGGCGTCTTCATGCACAAGAGAGCCCAGAGACTCAAATTCCTTTGTGAGAGAAATGACAAG GTCTTCTTTGCTTCCGTGCGTCAAGGAGGTGCCAGCCAGGTGTATTTTATGACCCTGGGACGCACTTCCCTCATGAGCTGGTAG
- the LOC108244147 gene encoding mitogen-activated protein kinase kinase kinase kinase 4 isoform X3: MANDSPAKSLVDIDLASLRDPAGIFELVEVVGNGTYGQVYKGRHVKTGQLAAIKVMDVTEDEEEEIKLEINMLKKYSHHRNIATYYGAFIKKSPPGHDDQLWLVMEFCGAGSITDLVKNTKGNQLKEDWIAYISREILRGLSHLHAHHVIHRDIKGQNVLLTENAEVKLVDFGVSAQLDRTVGRRNTFIGTPYWMAPEVIACDENPDATYDYRSDLWSCGITAIEMAEGAPPLCDMHPMRALFLIPRNPPPRLKSKKWSKKFFSFIENCLVKNYTQRPPTDQLLKHPFIRDQPNERQVRIQLKDHIDRTKKKRGEKDETEYEYSGSEDEEEDPPEQEGEPSSIVNVPGESTLRRDFIRLQQENKERSEALRHQQLLQEQQLREQEEYKRQLLAERQKRIEQQKEQRRRLEEQQRREREMRRQQEREQRRREQEEKRRLEEMERRRKEEEERRRAEDEKRRNDREQEYIRRQLEEEQRHLEKLQEQLLREQAMLLEFKWRELEEQRKAERLHKRLQQEQAYLLSLQHESKQQPGDKTRVSSDQSKPPKTSTLPPDRTHTSSPQAQVVDSAVSESSEASQTVPAESTKSQTAVQEKTDETSQISHSPTPSPSMTETPTNSKAPQAESLEPDRPTEAISHPPQPIREADERYRKNILGSPQTAPPPKQPPLPPRSSEPYSNGGSSSEASAMHRPMEPQVQWSHLAALKSSNSAAPSPPPPPPPVVSRSQSFSESSGVGSSFAQLHLRSQDPHHHHARPDPQPQLPLHHPQSQTRLERQASCEEVPPKVPVRTTSRSPVLLRRESPLPSQPSSQRNAGGNVEQRPLWDRVEKLQSRPGSGSSSGSNSSSQASPADRFRPRSSSKSEGSPFQRPENVPKKQDEKNLPRPTRPADLTALAKELRAVDDVRPPHKVTDYSSSSEDSGTTDEEDEEEVDQEAGEESTSGAEDSRAGKLSNGETDSAKTMLMEDSECEQAMTPSKDGTLVIRQSTADIKRLVNLSSSSSPGSGHGLPEKNGLPGRIHHLPDLIQQSHHPPSSSTAILSSITTSTPSSYSFPSSSSSQPSPAMSSQIPLDELTPVESQSESNSMSKHKSSSSFTPFIDPRLLQISPSSGSSLNNMAGFGQEGRLADPLRSDPSRKGSVVNVNPVNTRPPSDTPEIRKYKKRFNSEILCAALWGVNLLVGTESGLMLLDRSGQGKVYPLINRRRIQQMDVLEGLNVLVTISGKKNKLRVYYLSWLRNKILHNDPEVEKKQGWVNVGDLEGCVHYKVVKYERIKFLVLALKNSVEVYAWAPKPYHKFMAFKSFGDLVHKPLLVDLTVEEGQRLKVIYGSSSGFHAVDVDSGAVYDIYLPTHIQTSIQCHAIIILPNTDGIELLVCYEDEGVYVNTYGRITKDVVLQWGEMPTSVAYIRSNQIMGWGEKAIEIRSVETGHLDGVFMHKRAQRLKFLCERNDKVFFASVRQGGASQVYFMTLGRTSLMSW; encoded by the exons GGTCTGTCACATTTACATGCCCACCACGTGATTCACCGCGACATCAAAGGCCAGAATGTCCTGCTGACCGAGAACGCTGAAGTTAAACTCG TGGACTTCGGCGTGAGTGCTCAGCTGGATCGGACCGTGGGAAGGAGAAACACCTTCATCGGCACTCCATATTGGATGGCTCCAGAGGTCATCGCTTGTGACGAGAACCCAGATGCTACATATGACTACAGA AGCGATCTGTGGTCTTGTGGTATCACAGCGATTGAAATGGCTGAAGGAGCACCTC CTCTTTGTGACATGCACCCCATGCGTGCGCTCTTCCTCATTCCAAGAAACCCCCCTCCGAGGCTCAAATCCAAAAAATG GTCCAAGAAATTTTTTAGCTTCATAGAAAACTGCCTGGTGAAGAACTACACCCAGCGCCCGCCGACTGACCAGCTGCTGAAGCACCCCTTCATTCGGGACCAGCCCAACGAGAGGCAAGTCCGTATACAGCTCAAAGACCACATCGACCGGACcaagaaaaagagaggagagaagg ATGAGACGGAGTATGAGTACAGCGGCAGcgaagatgaggaagaggacCCCCCAGAGCAGGAAGGAGAGCCGAG CTCTATCGTCAACGTGCCAGGTGAGTCAACTCTGCGCCGCGACTTCATCCGTCTGCAGCAGGAGAACAAGGAGCGGTCAGAGGCACTACGtcaccagcagctcctccaggagcagcagctcagagagcAAGAGGAGTACAAGCGCCAACTGCTGGCCGAAAGGCAGAAACGCATCGAGCAACAGAAGGAGCAGAGGCGGCGGCTAGAAGAG CAACAGAGACGTGAACGGGAGATGAGGAGGCAACAAGAGCGCGAGCAGCGTCGCcgcgagcaggaggagaagaggcGCTTGGAGGAGATGGAGCGCAGAcgtaaagaggaggaggaacgcCGGCGAGCCGAGGACGAGAAGAGAAGGAACGATCGCGAGCAG GAGTACATCAGGcgtcagctggaggaggagcagcgacaCCTCgagaagctgcaggagcagcTACTCCGTGAACAGGCCATGCTGCTG GAGTTCAAGTGGCGGGAGCTCGAAGAGCAGCGCAAAGCTGAGCGCCTCCATAAGCGACTGCAGCAGGAGCAGGCCTACCTGCTGTCGCTGCAGCATGAGTCCAAGCAGCAGCCTGGCGACAAGACAAGAGTCTCCTCAGACCAAAGCAAACCTCCAAAGACCTCCACCCTGCCCCCTGACAGAACCCACACCTCATCCCCGCAAGCTCAGGTTGTTGACTCTGCTGTCTCGGAGTCCTCCGAAGCCTCTCAGACTGTCCCTGCAGAGAGCACGAAATCCCAGACAGCAGTCCAAGAGAAGACTGACGAGACCAGCCAGATCTCACACTCCCCCACACCCAGTCCCTCTATGACCGAAACTCCCACTAACTCTAAAGCTCCCCAGGCAGAAAGCTTGGAGCCTGACAGGCCCACAGAGGCCATCAGTCACCCCCCTCAGCCTATCAGAGAG GCCGACGAACGCTACCGCAAGAATATTTTGGGCTCCCCTCAAACCGCCCCTCCTCCCAAGCAGCCCCCTCTGCCTCCCCGTTCCTCCGAACCCTACTCTAACGGGGGGTCCTCGTCCGAGGCCTCTGCCATGCACCGACCCATGGAACCCCAG GTCCAGTGGTCCCACCTGGCCGCTCTAAAGAGCAGCAACAGCGCcgccccctctcctcctccgcctcctccaccCGTGGTGTCTCGCTCCCAGTCCTTCAGCGAGTCCAGTGGTGTGGGCTCTAGCTTTGCGCAGCTCCACCTGCGTTCCCAGGACCCCCACCATCATCACGCGCGCCCCGATCCCCAACCCCAACTTCCCCTTCACCACCCCCAGTCTCAGACCCGGCTCGAACGCCAGGCCAGTTGCGAGGAGGTCCCCCCGAAG GTACCGGTGAGGACGACGTCCAGGTCTCCCGTTTTGTTACGTCGAGAGTCACCCCTGCCATCACAACCCAGCAGCCAGAGAAACGCCGGCGG TAATGTGGAGCAGCGCCCCCTGTGGGACAGAGTGGAGAAGCTGCAGTCTCGGCCTGGCAGCGGCAGTTCCTCGGGCTCCAACTCCAGCTCCCAGGCCAGTCCTGCTGACCGCTTCAGGCCTCGTT ctTCCTCTAAATCTGAAGGATCGCCTTTCCAGCGGCCTGAAAACGTGCCCAAAAAACAAGACGAGAAGAACCTCCCCAGGCCCACCCGACCAGCT GACCTGACTGCTTTAGCCAAGGAGCTGCGCGCCGTGGACGACGTGCGGCCTCCTCACAAGGTGACGGACTACTCCTCGTCAAGCGAGGATTCGGGCACCACtgacgaggaggacgaggaggaggtggaCCAGGAGGCGGGAGAGGAGTCCACCTCGGGAGCTGAAGACTCCAGAGCCGG GAAGCTGAGTAACGGAGAGACTGATTCTGCAAAGACAATGTTGATGGAAGACTCGGAGTGCGAACAAGCCATGACGCCCTCCAAGGATGGCACTCTGGTCATCAGACAG AGCACAGCTGACATAAAGCGGTTGGTCaatctctcctcctcctcctcgcctgGTTCTGGCCACGGCCTCCCAGAGAAAAACGGCCTTCCGGGCCGCATACACCACCTGCCAGACCTTATCCAGCAGAGCCATCACCCCCCTTCCTCTTCCACAGCCATCCTTTCCTCCATCACCACCTCCACTCCCTCCTCTTACTCCTTCCCCTCATCGTCATCTAGCCAGCCCAGTCCCGCCATGTCCTCACAGATCCCTTTGGACGAGCTCACTCCCGTAGAG TCCCAGTCAGAGAGCAACTCCATGTCCAAACACAAGTCTTCCTCATCGTTCACTCCCTTCATCGACCCGCGTCTTCTCCAGATATCCCCATCCAGCGGCAGCTCCCTCAACAACATGG CAGGATTTGGGCAGGAAGGGCGCCTTGCTGACCCGCTCAGGTCCGACCCCTCCCGTAAAGGCTCGGTGGTCAATGTCAACCCAGTGAACACGCGCCCGCCCAGCGACACCCCAGAGATCCGCAAGTACAAGAAGAGGTTCAACTCTGAGATCCTGTGTGCAGCACTGTGgg GAGTGAATCTGCTGGTGGGGACAGAAAGTGGTCTGATGCTGCTGGACCGAAGTGGCCAGGGGAAGGTCTACCCCCTGATCAATCGACGGCGCATCCAGCAGATGGATGTTCTGGAGGGACTCAACGTCCTGGTCACCATATCAG GTAAAAAGAACAAGCTGCGCGTGTATTACCTGTCGTGGCTTCGAAACAAGATTTTGCACAACGACCCGGAGGTGGAGAAGAAGCAGGGCTGGGTCAACGTGGGTGACCTGGAGGGTTGCGTCCACTATAAAGTCG TAAAGTACGAGAGGATTAAGTTCTTGGTCCTGGCCTTGAAAAACTCTGTGGAGGTTTATGCTTGGGCACCCAAACCTTACCACAAGTTCATGGCGTTCAAG TCTTTCGGTGACCTGGTGCACAAACCTCTGCTGGTTGACCTGACGGTGGAAGAAGGccagaggttaaaggtcatctACGGCTCCTCCTCGGGCTTCCACGCCGTGGACGTGGACTCCGGCGCGGTCTACGACATCTACCTGCCCACACAT ATTCAGACCAGCATCCAGTGCCATGCCATCATCATCCTCCCCAACACGGACGGGATCGAGCTGCTGGTGTGCTACGAGGACGAGGGCGTCTACGTCAACACCTATGGGCGGATCACCAAGGACGTGGTGCTGCAGTGGGGAGAAATGCCGACTTCCGTGG CCTACATTAGGTCGAACCAGATAATGGGCTGGGGTGAGAAGGCCATAGAGATTCGCTCAGTGGAGACGGGACATCTGGACGGCGTCTTCATGCACAAGAGAGCCCAGAGACTCAAATTCCTTTGTGAGAGAAATGACAAG GTCTTCTTTGCTTCCGTGCGTCAAGGAGGTGCCAGCCAGGTGTATTTTATGACCCTGGGACGCACTTCCCTCATGAGCTGGTAG